The Maylandia zebra isolate NMK-2024a linkage group LG7, Mzebra_GT3a, whole genome shotgun sequence genome contains a region encoding:
- the phpt1 gene encoding 14 kDa phosphohistidine phosphatase gives MCTQTKAAALMANIPQADIDPSGVFKYVLIRVHSREEGDDSEVDIVRGYGWAEYHADIYEKVAEELERDGHLDCECIGGGRIKHDPQAKKIHVYGYSMGFGRANHAVTTEKLKVRYPDYEVTWDNEGY, from the exons ATGTGCACACAGACGAAGGCGGCTGCTCTCATGGCCAACATACCGCAGGCAGACATCGACCCTTCCGGAGTATTTAAGTACGTCTTGATCCGTGTTCATAGCCGAGAGGAGGGGGACGACTCGGAGGTGGATATAGTCCGAGGATACGGCTGGGCTGAGTACCACG CTGACATCTATGAGAAGGTAGCAGAGGAGCTGGAAAGGGACGGGCACTTGGACTGTGAGTGTATAGGAGGAGGGAGAATCAAACATGACCCCCAGGCCAAGAAGATCCATGTCTACGGATACTCCATG GGATTCGGAAGAGCAAACCATGCAGTGACCACTGAGAAACTCAAGGTTCGGTATCCAGACTATGAGGTGACCTGGGATAATGAAGGCTACTGA
- the entpd2b gene encoding ectonucleoside triphosphate diphosphohydrolase 2, translating into MAQRSAHLVPIALLVFGLAGILLLTISTENVQEEPELRYGIVLDAGSSHTSLYIYKWPANKQNGTAVVTQHSKCHAEGEGIASYAGQPGAAGQSLEACLDHAVKSIPKDKHQLTPVYLGATAGMRLLHLSSPELSTQILKEVGQKIQSYPFDYRGAAILSGKEEGAYGWVTVNYLSENFIKYGFEGHWFSPSRPTVGALDLGGASTQITFATQEKIENKDDLMKLRLYGHEYTLYTHSFLCYGKDQFLMTLLAHIMKSQGYPQSVTHPCYPADHSRTVKLSSILDSPCTVKYKPSSYDPHASVTVHGSGHYEYCLGNVSEVFSFNSCPFSQCSFDKVFQPNVTGGFMAFSAFFYVHSFLQQVTGITASSPSELQDVTKKVCSMSFTQMMLLAPEQKSRLHYYCAASVFLNTLMLRGYGFNDTTFPHISFQKKVADTMVGWALGYMLSLSNLLPAEQLELRKALTPGVWGSLIFLFVMLLAAVLSFYLFRVYNGQNKKRGSESTI; encoded by the exons TATGGGATTGTCCTGGATGCTGGATCCTCACACACATCTTTATACATATACAAGTGGCCAGCAAATAAGCAAAATGGCACAGCCGTGGTCACCCAGCATAGCAAATGTCATGCTGAGG GTGAAGGAATTGCAAGTTATGCAGGTCAACCGGGAGCAGCAGGGCAAAGCTTAGAAGCATGTCTGGATCACGCAGTGAAGAGCATCCCAAAAGACAAGCACCAGCTCACACCTGTGTACCTGGGAGCCACAGCCGGCATGAGGCTTCTGCA TTTATCTAGTCCAGAGCTGTCCACTCAGATTCTGAAGGAAGTGGGACAAAAAATCCAGTCCTACCCTTTCGACTACCGGGGAGCAGCCATACTGAGTGGCAAAGAAGAGGGGGCATATGGATGGGTCACAGTTAACTATCTCTCAGAGAACTTTATTAAG TATGGCTTTGAGGGGCACTGGTTCAGCCCCAGCAGACCGACAGTGGGAGCTCTCGATCTGGGTGGCGCGTCCACGCAGATAACATTTGCTACTCAGGAAAAAATTGAGAACAAAGACGATCTGATGAAGCTGCGCCTTTATGGTCATGAGTAtactctgtacacacacagcTTCCTGTGCTATGGGAAGGACCAGTTCCTCATGACACTGCTGGCTCATATAATGAAG TCTCAGGGTTACCCTCAGTCTGTCACTCACCCCTGCTATCCTGCAGACCACAGCAGGACGGTGAAGCTCAGCAGTATACTCGACTCTCCATGTACAGTAAAGTACAAACCCAGCTCCTACGACCCTCATGCTTCTGTGACAGTACATGGCAGCGGACACTATGAATACTGTCTGGGTAACGTGTCTGAAGTCTTCTCCTTCAACAGCTGTCCCTTCTCCCAGTGCTCATTTGACAAAGTCTTCCAACCAAATGTCACCGGAGGTTTCATG gctttctctgctttcttctATGTTCACTCATTCCTTCAACAAGTCACTGGCATAACTGCTAGCTCTCCTTCGGAACTACAGGATGTGACCAAAAAAGTGTGCAGCATGAGTTTCACCCAA ATGATGCTTCTCGCTCCAGAGCAAAAGTCCCGTTTGCATTACTACTGTGCTGCCTCTGTGTTTCTCAATACTCTCATGTTGAGAGGATATGGCTTCAATGACACAACATTCCCACACATTTCTTTCCAGAAGAAG GTTGCTGACACCATGGTGGGTTGGGCTCTGGGCTACATGCTGAGTTTAAGCAATTTGTTGCCAGCAGAGCAACTGGAGCTGAGAAAGGCCCTGACCCCAGGAGTGTGGGGATCCCTCATCTTTCTTTTTGTCATGCTCCTTGCCGCAGTGCTTTCCTTCTACTTATTTAGAGTTTATAATGGACAGAATAAGAAAAGAGGCAGTGAAAGCACAATTTAG